In Neofelis nebulosa isolate mNeoNeb1 chromosome 10, mNeoNeb1.pri, whole genome shotgun sequence, one DNA window encodes the following:
- the LOC131486683 gene encoding olfactory receptor 5B2-like, protein MKNRTDVTDFILLGLTDNPELQFPLFIMFTLIYLITLIGNLGMIVLILLDSRLHTPMYFFLSNLSLVDFCYSSTVTPKVMAGLLMGDKVISYNACAAQMFFFAVFATVENYLLASMAYDRYAAVCKPLHYTTTMTTGLCARLAIGSYACGVLNASINIGDTFSLSFCVSSVVHHFFCDIPAVMTLTCSDKHKSELILVFISSFNVFFALFVIFISYLFIFTTILKIHSGEGYQKALSTCVSHLITVSIFYGTVIIMYLQPSSSHSMDTDKIASVFYTVLIPMLNPVVYSLRNKEVKNAFKKVVKKANFSLGFVLMK, encoded by the coding sequence ATGAAGAATCGTACAGATGTGACCGATTTCATCCTGCTGGGACTAACCGATAACCCAGAACTGCAGTTTCCTCTCTTTATAATGTTCACGCTCATCTACCTCATCACTCTGATTGGAAACCTGGGGATGATCGTGCTGATCTTGCTGGACTCTCGTCTCCACACTCCTATGTATTTCTTCCTCAGTAACCTGTCTCTGGTTGACTTTTGTTACTCCTCAACAGTCACTCCCAAGGTCATGGCTGGGCTCCTAATGGGAGACAAGGTCATCTCCTACAATGCATGTGCTGCCCAGATGTTCTTTTTTGCAGTCTTTGCCACTGTGGAAAATTACCTCTTGGCCTcaatggcctatgaccgctatgcaGCAGTGTGCAAACCCCTCCATTACACCACCACCATGACGACAGGTTTGTGTGCTCGTCTGGCCATAGGCTCCTATGCCTGTGGTGTCTTAAATGCCTCTATAAACATTGGAGACACCTTTagtctctctttctgtgtgtccaGTGTGGTTCATCACTTTTTCTGTGATATTCCAGCTGTCATGACTTTGACGTGCTCTGATAAACACAAAAGTGAGCTGATTCTTGTTTTTATCTCAAGCTTCAATGTCTTTTTTGCACTTTTTGTTATCTTTATTTCCTACCTGTTCATATTTACTACCATTCTGAAGATACACTCAGGTGAGGGATACCAGAAGGCTTTATCCACCTGTGTGTCTCACCTCATTACAGTTTCCATATTTTATGGGACAGTCATCATCATGTACTTACAGCCAAGTTCCAGCCATTCCATGGACACAGACAAAATCGCATCCGTGTTCTACACTGTGCTCATCCCCATGCTGAACCCTGTGGTCTATAGCCTGAGGAACAAAGAGGTCAAGAATGCATTCAAAAAGGTTgttaaaaaggcaaatttttcTCTAGGTTTTGTCTTAATGAAATAG